The following are encoded together in the Girardinichthys multiradiatus isolate DD_20200921_A chromosome X, DD_fGirMul_XY1, whole genome shotgun sequence genome:
- the LOC124863020 gene encoding ATP-dependent Clp protease proteolytic subunit, mitochondrial-like, with protein MLLRSLLNIGRLSLKHSRAVHHSPVWRSPLIPIVVEQTGRGERAYDIYSRLLRERIICVMGPIDDTVASLVIAQLLFLQSESNNKPIHMYINSPGGVVTAGLAIYDTMQYILNPISTWCVGQAASMGSLLLAAGTTGMRHSLPNARIMVHQPSGGARGQATDIAIQAEEILKLKRQINNIYAKHTGQALETIESVMERDRYMSPMEAQDFGIIDRVLVHPPQAGQDEPELVQKEPAAAASPSPQPESAGPDEASTSTNPPTSYKPEL; from the exons ATGCTGTTACGA AGTTTATTGAACATCGGGCGTCTGTCTCTGAAGCACAGCAGAGCCGTCCACCACAGTCCTGTATGGAGGAGTCCTCTCATACCCATAGTTGTGGAGCAGACG GGGAGAGGGGAACGGGCGTACGACATCTACTCTCGCCTCCTGAGAGAACGAATCATCTGTGTGATGGGTCCT ATTGATGACACCGTAGCCAGTCTGGTAATTGCCCAGCTGCTCTTCCTCCAGTCAGAAAGCAACAACAAGCCCATCCACATGTACATCAACAGTCCTG GCGGTGTGGTGACAGCAGGCCTGGCCATTTATGACACTATGCAGTATATCCTTAATCCCATCTCCACCTGGTGTGTTGGCCAGGCAGCAAGCATGGGCAGCTTGCTCCTGGCAGCAGGTACGACTGGCATGAGGCATTCACTGCCCAACGCCCGAATCATGGTGCACCAGCCTTCAGGTGGTGCCAGG GGCCAGGCCACAGACATCGCTATCCAGGCTGAGGAAATTCTCAAGCTAAAGAGACAGATCAACAACATCTATGCAAAACACACTGGGCAGGCACTGGAAACTATAG AGAGTGTGATGGAAAGGGATCGCTACATGAGCCCCATGGAGGCTCAGGACTTTGGCATCATTGACCGGGTCCTGGTCCATCCACCCCAGGCAGGCCAGGATGAGCCAGAGTTGGTACAGAAagaaccagcagcagcagcaagtcCCTCTCCACAGCCAGAGTCTGCAGGCCCAGATGAGGCCTCCACCAGTACTAATCCCCCCACTTCATACAAACCAGAACTTTGA